A region from the Candidatus Thiopontia autotrophica genome encodes:
- a CDS encoding dCMP deaminase family protein: MSIELGKWDRRFLGLAAHVAKWSKDPSTQVGAVIANDKRVVSLGFNGFPQGLSDDHRLHDRETKYSLVLHAEENALLFANSDLTGNTIYVYPLPPCSRCAAKIIQTGITRVVTTIPDDMSRWEDSVALTRTIFQESGVEMVEVPLAANSIQTDGTMPFK; encoded by the coding sequence ATGAGTATTGAGTTGGGGAAGTGGGATCGGCGTTTTCTGGGGCTGGCTGCCCATGTGGCGAAGTGGTCGAAGGATCCAAGCACTCAGGTTGGTGCAGTAATTGCCAATGACAAACGGGTTGTCTCGTTAGGTTTTAATGGTTTTCCGCAAGGGTTGTCGGATGACCATCGTCTGCATGACCGGGAGACAAAGTATTCTCTTGTGCTTCATGCAGAAGAGAACGCACTTCTCTTCGCAAACTCTGATCTGACTGGCAATACGATCTACGTCTATCCGCTGCCGCCATGTTCACGGTGTGCTGCAAAGATTATTCAGACAGGGATAACGAGAGTAGTGACCACTATTCCAGATGATATGTCACGTTGGGAAGATAGCGTTGCTCTGACCAGAACAATTTTTCAGGAGTCTGGTGTCGAGATGGTTGAGGTTCCGCTTGCTGCAAATTCAATACAAACGGACGGCACAATGCCTTTCAAATAG